The genomic segment ATGAGATATTTCGCTAATCGTAATTGCATCCACTTCTAGAAATTTACCAACTTCACCTAATGCGTATTGAATAATGTCATCCAATTTTTGAGGAGACTGTGAGACAAATGCTCTGGAAATGTCATTCAGGATTCGGGCTGATTCTAACATTTGGTTTAGCTTATCTCGAGAATGTTTAAAGGCAGTGATATCTCTTTCGAATCCCCAAATTCGGTACAGATACCGATCGTCTCCCTCTCCTTGTACGTTTAACAGTCGTGTTTTGCTGGTCTCCCCCACTGCTTGAAAATCAGATTCAAATTCCTGGAGTTGGTACTTGGATTCGATGAGGGCCTCTAGGAAATGGGGGTCACTACCTATCGGTAGGTTTTGCAGAGGTTTGCCTAAAATGTCTTGGAGTGAGGAAAATCCGTACTGGCGGAGCATACTCTCATTGGCTTGCCACAGTCTGGTTTGGCCTAACAGGCATTCTCTCAGCTTTTCCTTCGGAAGAGATTTGGGAATCGGAGGTTTACATTCAAAGCACCAAACAGGGTCCAGGGAAAGAGAGAGATAACGCTCCAAACTTTCCTTAGGAGACAGAGGCAAAATCTTTTCAGACATGATTGCATTCTATCCTAGGGAATCTACCAGGACATCAAAAAAACGTATTTATGTCAAAATTATGATACACTTTCCAAGAACCTCCTCGAGGGAAAAAGAAGCCAGCCGCCAACTAGAATTATATTTGCTTATTTTTTAATCAATTTTTTCCCATTTCAGACAATTTGGCATTTTTTTAGGCGACTAGTTTCTGGCAGTTTGCTTAGAAACTCCACGAAACCCTTAAATTTCCGCCGTTTTGCCTTGGTATAAATCTTGCAATTAAATCGGCATCAGACGAAAACAACAATCAGACCTACTCTGAACGAAGGAGAAACCAATGCAGTTCGCAACCCCGAAATTTACTTCTGGAAAAGAAGTGGTTGAGTATGCCAAAAAAAATGGAGTCGTTTTCTTCGATTTCCGCTTCACGGACATCAAAGGAATCTGGCACCACGTATCGTATTATGTGAATTCCGTTAGCGAAGACACTTTCAAAGGGATCCCATTTGACGGATCATCCATCGCTCGTTGGCAACCAATCAATGCCTCTGATATGCAACTTCACCCAGAAATTTCGACAGCATTTTTGGATCCATTCACCGCTGACAAAACAATCGTTATGTTCTGCGACGTTTGGGACATTTACAAAAACAGCTACTACGAAAAATGCCCAAGATCTATCGCGAAAAAAGCCCTCAAATACATGTCTGATACAGGCATTGCCGATACAGCTTATTTTGGCCCTGAAAATGAATTTTTCATTTTTGATAGTTTAAAAGTTCGAGATGAAATCAACTGCCAATACTACGAGTTAGATTCAAATGAAGGGATCTGGAACACTCATTCAGAAATCCCAGGCAATAGCAACACTGGTCGTATCAATTTTAACTCTGGCCACAGACCTGGAACAAAAGGTGGATACTTCCCAGTTGCGCCTATTGACTCACAAGTTGACCTCAGAGCAGAAATTGTAAAAACTCTTGAGTCCATCGGAATGGAAACATTTGTTGTTCACCACGAAGTGGCACAAGCACAAGGGGAAATCGGAGTTAAATTTGGAACTTTGATTGAAGCTGCTGACAATGTACAAAAATTGAAGTACATCGTAAAGATGGTTGCTCACAAACATGGAAAGACAGCTACCTTCATGCCAAAACCACTGTTTGGTGATAATGGAAACGGTATGCACGTTCACCAATCTCTTTGGAAGGGTGGCAAAAACCTCTTTGCTGGAGACAAATACCAAGGTCTTTCCGAATTAGCACTCAACTACGTTGGTGGTGTGTTGAAGTATGCGAGAGCCTGTGCTGCTTTTACAAATGCATCCACAAACTCTTACAAACGATTGATTCCTGGTTTCGAAGCACCATCAATCCTTGCCTATTCCGCACAGAACCGATCTGCGTCTTGCCGTATCCCGTACGTCCAAGGAGAAAAAGCAAAACGAGTTGAGTTCCGATTCCCAGACTCTACTGCGAACCCATACCTTGCGTTTGCTTCTATGCTAATGGCAGGTCTTTCTGGAATTAAAGAAAAAGTGGATCCAGGTCCAGCTAGAGAGGAAGATTTGTTTGAATTGTCTTTGGATGAGATCCGTGAAAAGGGAATCCGCCAAATGCCACACACACTCCGTGAGGCAGTGGAAGAGATGCTTTCTCAAAGAGAGATATTCAAACAAGGCGAAGTGTTCACAGAAACTTTCCTTCAAACATACCAGCACTACAAGTTTGAAACAGAAATTTGGCCATGGGAAGGTCGCCCTCACCCATACGAATTCTTAACAACTTATTCCTGCTAAGGCTTATCCCCTCGTCAGAATTTCTGGCGAGGGTTCCCCATTTTCCCTCTTCTCTCCTGTTTTAATTTTACTTTACCGACAGCTATCTTTGAAAAAAATGACAGAAAGGCTAATGTTTTAGCCGAACCAAACGATCTAACGGTTAGGGCGAGGTAGCTCAGATGGTTAGAGCACAGGATTCATAACCCTGAGGTCACGGGTTCGACTCCCGTCTTCGCTACCAATGGATCGAGAGGATGTTACTATGAAACAAACAATCACCGCAAGTCTAGGACTCCTCCTAGCACTATCTGTTCTTCCACTCTCTGCAGCTGATTTCCCAAAATGCAAAGAAGCATGCGATAAATACTACAGCTGTACTTTGTCTGCAAACCCTAATGCTACCGAGGAACAAAAATCCATGGTTCGAAAGGGCTGCGATTTTAACTGCAACCGTCCTAAGTACTACAACAAAATCGCTGGATGTTTAAGCCAAGGAAGCGACTGCAAAGCATTTAGCTCCTGCATCATAAAAGAAATGCAAGCCAAGTAAGTTTCTTTTCTTTACTCTGTTCCGGTTTTCGGAAGTTGTTTGCTGAAGTTCTTGGCATCGTCGAGCCTTAAGGAGACAATTTTCGAAATCCCTGCCTCTTCGTTTGTTACCCCAAAAATTGCATTGGCTCGTGAAATCGTAGATTGTGCATGCGAGACCACGATGAACTGGGTCTTATCCTTGAAGCGATCAAGGATTTGACAGAACCTAAGTTTATTTGCCTCGTCTAGAGCGGCGTCGATTTCATCTAGAAAACAGAAGGGACTCGGCTTCACCATATAAATCGCAAATAATAAGGCTATGGCAGTCAGTGACTTCTCACCACCCGATAAAAGACGCAGGTTTTGAACATGTTTCCCAGGTGGTTCTGCCATAATCTCTACGCCAGAATTTAAAGAGTCCTCTTTTTCGGTTAACTCCAGAGTCGCCCTGCCCCCATTGAAAAGGGTTGAAAATGTTTCTTGGAAGTTTTCTTTGATTTTCTCAAAGGTCTCTTGGAATAATTTTTCCGACTCTTCATTGATTTTTTTTAAGACTTCTTCGATATCTCTTTTTGAACTTTCAATGTCCTCTTTTTGTTTTTGGTTGTGTTCAAAAATTTCTTTAATGTTGCGGTATTCTTCAATTGCGAGAGGGTTTATGGAACCTAACATTTGTATTTCG from the Leptospira ryugenii genome contains:
- the glnA gene encoding type I glutamate--ammonia ligase, coding for MQFATPKFTSGKEVVEYAKKNGVVFFDFRFTDIKGIWHHVSYYVNSVSEDTFKGIPFDGSSIARWQPINASDMQLHPEISTAFLDPFTADKTIVMFCDVWDIYKNSYYEKCPRSIAKKALKYMSDTGIADTAYFGPENEFFIFDSLKVRDEINCQYYELDSNEGIWNTHSEIPGNSNTGRINFNSGHRPGTKGGYFPVAPIDSQVDLRAEIVKTLESIGMETFVVHHEVAQAQGEIGVKFGTLIEAADNVQKLKYIVKMVAHKHGKTATFMPKPLFGDNGNGMHVHQSLWKGGKNLFAGDKYQGLSELALNYVGGVLKYARACAAFTNASTNSYKRLIPGFEAPSILAYSAQNRSASCRIPYVQGEKAKRVEFRFPDSTANPYLAFASMLMAGLSGIKEKVDPGPAREEDLFELSLDEIREKGIRQMPHTLREAVEEMLSQREIFKQGEVFTETFLQTYQHYKFETEIWPWEGRPHPYEFLTTYSC
- a CDS encoding Cys-rich protein codes for the protein MKQTITASLGLLLALSVLPLSAADFPKCKEACDKYYSCTLSANPNATEEQKSMVRKGCDFNCNRPKYYNKIAGCLSQGSDCKAFSSCIIKEMQAK